The following are encoded in a window of Pongo abelii isolate AG06213 chromosome 16, NHGRI_mPonAbe1-v2.0_pri, whole genome shotgun sequence genomic DNA:
- the PCLAF gene encoding PCNA-associated factor isoform X4, translated as MVRTKADSVPGTYRKVVAARAPRKVLGSSTSATNSTSVSSRKEHVLCNLITQMMKKNRTFSFIFE; from the exons ATGGTGCGGACTAAAGCAGACAGCGTTCCAGGCACTTACAGAAAAG TGGTGGCTGCTCGAGCCCCCAGGAAGGTGCTTggttcttccacctctgccactaaTTCGACATCAGTTTCATCGAGGAAAG AGCATGTCCTTTGCAACCTGATCACACAAATGATGAAAAAGAATAGAACTTTCTCATTCATCTTTGAATAA
- the PCLAF gene encoding PCNA-associated factor isoform X1, translating to MVRTKADSVPGTYRKVVAARAPRKVLGSSTSATNSTSVSSRKAENKYAGGNPVCVRPTPKWQKGIGEFFRLSPKDSEKENQIPEEAGSSGLGRAKRKACPLQPDHTNDEKE from the exons ATGGTGCGGACTAAAGCAGACAGCGTTCCAGGCACTTACAGAAAAG TGGTGGCTGCTCGAGCCCCCAGGAAGGTGCTTggttcttccacctctgccactaaTTCGACATCAGTTTCATCGAGGAAAG CTGAAAATAAATATGCAGGAGGGAATCCCGTTTGCGTGCGCCCAACTCCCAAGTGGCAAAAAGGAATTGGAGAATTCTTTAGGTTGTCCCCTAAAGATTCTGAAAAAGAGAATCAGATTCCTGAAGAGGCAGGAAGCAGTGGCTTAGGAAGAGCAAAGAGAAA AGCATGTCCTTTGCAACCTGATCACACAAATGATGAAAAAGAATAG
- the PCLAF gene encoding PCNA-associated factor isoform X2 — translation MVRTKADSVPGTYRKVVAARAPRKVLGSSTSATNSTSVSSRKAENKYAGGNPVCVRPTPKWQKGIGEFFRLSPKDSEKENQIPEEAGSSGLGRAKRKL, via the exons ATGGTGCGGACTAAAGCAGACAGCGTTCCAGGCACTTACAGAAAAG TGGTGGCTGCTCGAGCCCCCAGGAAGGTGCTTggttcttccacctctgccactaaTTCGACATCAGTTTCATCGAGGAAAG CTGAAAATAAATATGCAGGAGGGAATCCCGTTTGCGTGCGCCCAACTCCCAAGTGGCAAAAAGGAATTGGAGAATTCTTTAGGTTGTCCCCTAAAGATTCTGAAAAAGAGAATCAGATTCCTGAAGAGGCAGGAAGCAGTGGCTTAGGAAGAGCAAAGAGAAA gttgtaa
- the PCLAF gene encoding PCNA-associated factor isoform X3: protein MVRTKADSVPGTYRKVVAARAPRKVLGSSTSATNSTSVSSRKAENKYAGGNPVCVRPTPKWQKGIGEFFRLSPKDSEKENQIPEEAGSSGLGRAKRKL from the exons ATGGTGCGGACTAAAGCAGACAGCGTTCCAGGCACTTACAGAAAAG TGGTGGCTGCTCGAGCCCCCAGGAAGGTGCTTggttcttccacctctgccactaaTTCGACATCAGTTTCATCGAGGAAAG CTGAAAATAAATATGCAGGAGGGAATCCCGTTTGCGTGCGCCCAACTCCCAAGTGGCAAAAAGGAATTGGAGAATTCTTTAGGTTGTCCCCTAAAGATTCTGAAAAAGAGAATCAGATTCCTGAAGAGGCAGGAAGCAGTGGCTTAGGAAGAGCAAAGAGAAA